Proteins encoded by one window of Musa acuminata AAA Group cultivar baxijiao chromosome BXJ2-9, Cavendish_Baxijiao_AAA, whole genome shotgun sequence:
- the LOC135623293 gene encoding homeobox-leucine zipper protein ROC5-like yields MSFGGLFDSGSGSGGGGARTGLADAVHRSSTAMSASNISQPLLASPSLPMFNSPGLSLTLQSDMEGTGAAGKGGAWDLDSGRQNKEDENESRSGGSDNLGGLSGDNLEQENPRKKKRYHRHTPHQIEELEAFFKDCPHPDEKQRLELSKRLSLEARQVKFWFQNRRTQMKTQMERHENMILRQENDKLRAENSSIREATRNPLCSNCGGLAMLGEGSLEEQHLRIENARLKDELDRVCSLIGKFLGKPISALSSPLPLPMSDSTLDLAVGNNVFGGLGLVTPATLPPVTDFTAGATSGPFGTVTTPARNVGTGTLDGVDRSQERFVFLELALTAMDELVKMAQMEDPLWVPTLDGRKETLNYEEYLRSFPRCIGAKPVELVSEATRATGAVIINSLALVETLMDATRWVDMFPSVIARATTIDVISSGMGGSRNGVLQHMHAELQVLSPLVPVRDVRFLRFCKQLTEGAWAVVDVSIDGIRDDLSAPPPNMSCRRLPSGCLVQDMPNGYSKVTWVEHAEYDEAAVHPLFRPLVRSGMALGAHRWVASLQRRCQSLAMLMSSSLSHDDATTITPSGRRSMLKLAQRMTDNFCAGVCASSAHEWNNLSGGINIGEDVRVKTSQNVAEPGEPPGVVLSAATSVWLPIAPQRLFDFLRNQQLRSQWDILSNGGPMEEMAHIANGKETGNTVSLLRASAVSADHNSMLILQETCTDSSGSVVVYAPVDVPAMHLVMSGGDSTYVALLPSGFAILPDGRGSGAGVTHKAGGSLLTVGFQILVNNQPTAKLTVESVETVSNLISCTVEKIKAAIHCEA; encoded by the exons ATGAGTTTTGGAGGTTTGTTCGACAGCGGCTCCggcagcggtggcggtggcgcTCGGACGGGGTTGGCCGATGCGGTGCACCGCAGCTCCACCGCCATGTCCGCCAGCAACATCTCACAGCCGCTCCTCGCCTCGCCTTCTCTCCCTATGTTCAACTCCCCTGGCCTCTCCCTCACCCTG CAATCGGATATGGAAGGCACGGGTGCCGCCGGTAAAGGTGGAGCGTGGGATCTGGATTCGGGGCGTCAGAACAAGGAAGACGAGAACGAGAGCCGGTCAGGAGGGAGCGACAACCTGGGAGGACTCTCCGGAGACAACTTAGAACAGGAGAACCCGCGCAAGAAGAAGCGATACCATCGCCACACCCCGCACCAAATCGAAGAACTCGAAGC ATTCTTCAAGGATTGCCCTCACCCTGATGAGAAGCAAAGGTTGGAACTCAGCAAGAGGTTATCCTTGGAGGCTCGCCAGGTCAAGTTCTGGTTCCAGAACCGCCGAACCCAGATGAAG ACCCAAATGGAACGCCACGAAAACATGATCCTAAGGCAGGAGAACGACAAGCTTCGCGCTGAGAACTCGTCAATCAGGGAGGCGACGAGGAACCCTCTCTGCAGCAACTGCGGTGGGCTGGCGATGCTCGGCGAAGGGTCGCTCGAAGAACAACACTTGAGAATTGAGAATGCCCGTCTCAAGGATGAGCTTGATCGTGTTTGCTCCCTCATTGGGAAGTTCCTCGGCAAGCCTATATCTGCGTTGTCTAGTCCACTTCCTCTCCCGATGTCAGATTCAACATTGGATCTTGCAGTCGGGAACAATGTTTTCGGTGGCCTGGGTTTGGTGACCCCGGCAACGTTGCCTCCGGTCACTGATTTCACCGCCGGAGCAACAAGCGGCCCATTCGGCACCGTTACAACTCCTGCAAGGAACGTTGGCACGGGAACTCTAGACGGTGTGGATAGATCGCAGGAGAGATTCGTGTTCTTGGAACTTGCACTCACAGCAATGGATGAGCTGGTGAAGATGGCTCAGATGGAGGATCCTCTTTGGGTTCCAACTTTGGATGGAAGGAAGGAGACACTGAACTACGAGGAGTATCTTCGAAGTTTCCCTCGCTGCATCGGTGCGAAGCCCGTTGAGTTGGTGTCGGAGGCCACCAGGGCTACCGGCGCCGTGATCATCAATAGCTTGGCGTTGGTTGAGACTCTCATGGACGCC ACTCGGTGGGTAGATATGTTTCCTTCTGTGATTGCAAGAGCGACCACCATTGATGTGATCTCCAGTGGCATGGGTGGTAGCAGAAATGGTGTGCTCCAACAT ATGCATGCAGAACTTCAAGTTCTCTCGCCACTGGTGCCTGTCCGAGATGTCCGTTTCCTTAGGTTCTGCAAGCAACTTACAGAGGGAGCTTGGGCGGTAGTAGATGTCTCCATCGATGGAATTAGAGACGACCTTTCTGCTCCACCTCCTAATATGAGTTGCCGCCGGTTGCCGTCTGGTTGTCTGGTGCAGGACATGCCTAATGGTTATTCTAAG GTCACATGGGTGGAGCACGCCGAGTACGACGAGGCCGCGGTGCACCCGCTGTTCCGGCCGCTGGTGCGCTCCGGCATGGCGCTCGGCGCACATCGTTGGGTCGCCTCCCTCCAACGCCGGTGCCAGTCCTTGGCTATGCTCATGTCCTCTTCGCTCTCCCATGACGATGCCACCA CAATAACGCCGAGTGGGAGGAGGAGCATGCTGAAGCTGGCGCAGCGCATGACGGACAACTTCTGTGCCGGGGTGTGCGCGTCGTCAGCCCACGAGTGGAACAACCTCAGCGGCGGGATCAACATCGGCGAGGACGTGAGGGTCAAGACCAGCCAGAACGTGGCCGAGCCCGGGGAGCCACCGGGGGTGGTGCTGAGCGCTGCCACCTCGGTGTGGCTCCCTATCGCCCCACAGCGCCTTTTCGACTTCCTCCGCAACCAGCAGCTACGGAGCCAGTGGGATATCCTCTCCAACGGCGGTCCCATGGAGGAGATGGCCCACATCGCCAACGGAAAGGAGACCGGCAACACCGTCTCCCTCCTCCGTGCCAGC GCGGTGAGTGCAGACCACAACAGCATGCTGATACTGCAAGAAACGTGCACGGACTCGTCCGGGTCGGTTGTGGTGTACGCCCCGGTGGACGTGCCGGCCATGCACCTCGTTATGAGCGGCGGCGACTCCACCTACGTCGCCCTTCTCCCGTCTGGTTTCGCCATCCTCCCCGACGGCCGCGGCAGCGGCGCAGGCGTCACCCACAAGGCGGGAGGGTCGCTGCTCACCGTCGGGTTCCAGATTCTGGTGAACAACCAGCCGACGGCGAAGCTGACGGTGGAGTCGGTGGAGACCGTCAGCAACCTTATCTCATGCACCGTGGAAAAGATCAAGGCAGCCATCCACTGCGAAGCTTGA